A genomic segment from Peribacillus sp. ACCC06369 encodes:
- a CDS encoding Fe-S-containing hydro-lyase has translation MTVKRVTVPFDIETVQSLKAGDRLLISGTVYAARDAAHKRMAESLEKGEELPFNMDGEVIYYVGPTPAKTGQIIGSAGPTTSGRMDKYTPALLELGLKGMIGKGYRSQDVIDSIRSNQALYLGAIGGSGALLARTIKEVEVIAYEDLGTEAIRKMVIEDFPVIVINDSFGNDWYKQSAEEFRII, from the coding sequence TTGACTGTTAAAAGAGTAACTGTTCCCTTTGATATAGAAACTGTTCAATCATTAAAAGCGGGAGACCGGTTGTTAATAAGCGGAACTGTTTACGCAGCAAGGGATGCTGCGCACAAACGAATGGCAGAATCCCTGGAAAAGGGTGAAGAGCTTCCTTTTAATATGGATGGAGAAGTCATTTATTATGTCGGTCCAACTCCAGCCAAGACAGGACAAATCATAGGCTCTGCAGGACCGACTACAAGCGGCAGGATGGATAAGTATACACCAGCACTGTTGGAACTAGGCTTAAAAGGGATGATTGGTAAAGGATATCGAAGCCAGGATGTTATTGATTCGATAAGAAGTAACCAGGCACTTTATCTGGGTGCTATAGGGGGTTCTGGAGCTTTATTAGCGCGTACGATAAAAGAAGTAGAAGTAATCGCCTATGAAGACTTAGGAACCGAAGCCATTCGTAAAATGGTTATAGAAGATTTTCCGGTTATTGTCATAAATGATTCGTTCGGTAATGATTGGTATAAACAAAGCGCTGAAGAATTTCGTATTATCTAG
- a CDS encoding PaaI family thioesterase: MDGQKLKQEINARIENCTVKELKHIQHMIHTMKSPERGGLHYLGSFLGINLTEIDRISMDLGMQNANKYGVAQGGAVYTLADVALGYKIISDVGDESKVLTIELKVNYMKQGKGRKLYAEPIILHQGKSTVVGQCMILDEQNDVIAAALGTFFVMRPTHLLKGG, from the coding sequence ATGGATGGACAAAAATTAAAACAAGAAATCAATGCGCGTATAGAGAATTGTACCGTGAAAGAGCTAAAACATATACAGCATATGATTCATACGATGAAAAGTCCAGAAAGAGGGGGTTTACATTACTTAGGAAGCTTTCTGGGAATAAATCTAACAGAAATAGATAGGATTTCGATGGATCTTGGTATGCAAAATGCTAATAAATATGGAGTAGCGCAAGGTGGGGCTGTATATACTCTCGCCGATGTCGCTCTTGGTTATAAAATTATTTCAGACGTTGGTGACGAGAGTAAAGTTCTGACCATTGAGTTGAAGGTCAATTACATGAAGCAAGGAAAAGGCCGAAAACTTTATGCAGAACCCATTATTCTACATCAGGGGAAAAGTACGGTTGTTGGACAATGTATGATTTTAGATGAACAAAATGATGTTATTGCTGCTGCGCTAGGAACTTTTTTTGTAATGAGGCCAACCCATTTATTAAAGGGAGGTTAA
- a CDS encoding MmgE/PrpD family protein: MTHSQTLAGFISETKYENIPDEVIEFTKLCILDWLGTALAGKDKAPIQMINQFVEETGGNPQSTTITGIKTSAVNAALLNGAASHIVELDDVHKGSILHAGTVVIPAALSIAEAKNCSGKELIEAVVVGYEICFRIGEAVSPSHYYYWHNTATCGTFGAAAAAAKLLGLNEAQIASALGSAGTQAAGLWEFIEDGAMSKQLHPAKAASNGLISALLAEKGFTSASKILEGKRGFFKAMSDEYDESKITQGLGKSYKIIENSFKIHASCRHTHPAIDMIIALVKENPIQLSQVSKINVKTYQVALDITDNSDPQSVYAAKFSLQFCVALGLINESASLYDYNEDTLWDETIRKTMSLIAVSVDPEVNRAYPDKWGAVVEIELTNGKILSKQTNYPKGDPENAVTSQDLIAKFEQLTSEFDVNETKMYIERIMNLETFHVVSDFFEKQMGDEPWGQEKLHQH, encoded by the coding sequence ATGACACATAGCCAGACACTTGCAGGTTTTATTTCTGAAACAAAGTATGAAAATATCCCAGATGAAGTGATTGAATTTACGAAGCTTTGTATTCTTGATTGGCTCGGGACTGCACTTGCGGGAAAAGATAAGGCCCCTATTCAAATGATTAACCAGTTCGTCGAGGAAACTGGAGGAAACCCTCAATCAACAACGATTACAGGCATTAAAACCTCGGCTGTAAACGCTGCGCTTCTAAACGGGGCAGCAAGCCATATTGTTGAACTTGATGACGTTCATAAGGGTTCTATTTTACATGCTGGCACTGTCGTGATACCGGCCGCGTTAAGTATAGCAGAAGCAAAAAATTGTAGCGGAAAGGAATTAATTGAAGCTGTGGTAGTAGGTTATGAAATCTGTTTCAGAATTGGAGAGGCTGTTTCACCTTCTCATTATTACTACTGGCATAATACAGCCACTTGCGGAACCTTTGGTGCGGCAGCTGCTGCGGCTAAGCTATTGGGGTTGAATGAGGCTCAAATTGCATCAGCTCTTGGAAGCGCAGGCACACAAGCGGCTGGTTTATGGGAGTTTATTGAGGACGGGGCGATGTCTAAACAACTTCATCCAGCAAAGGCCGCTTCAAATGGATTAATTTCTGCCCTTTTAGCGGAAAAAGGATTTACATCAGCAAGTAAAATTCTTGAAGGAAAACGGGGATTCTTCAAAGCAATGTCCGATGAATATGATGAATCGAAAATTACTCAGGGGCTGGGAAAGAGCTATAAAATTATTGAAAATTCCTTTAAAATTCATGCATCTTGTCGGCATACCCATCCTGCCATAGATATGATTATTGCTCTAGTGAAAGAAAACCCAATTCAATTAAGCCAAGTCTCTAAAATAAATGTTAAAACCTATCAAGTCGCATTAGATATTACGGATAATTCAGATCCTCAATCCGTGTATGCAGCCAAATTTAGTCTTCAATTTTGCGTAGCACTGGGATTAATTAACGAATCAGCCAGTTTATATGATTATAACGAAGATACATTATGGGATGAAACGATTCGTAAAACGATGTCACTAATAGCTGTATCAGTAGATCCAGAAGTAAATAGGGCGTATCCCGATAAATGGGGAGCTGTGGTAGAGATTGAATTAACGAACGGAAAAATCCTTAGCAAACAAACAAATTATCCCAAAGGGGACCCTGAAAATGCTGTTACATCTCAAGATTTGATTGCAAAATTTGAACAGCTTACCAGTGAATTCGATGTAAATGAAACCAAGATGTATATTGAGCGGATAATGAATCTGGAGACATTCCATGTCGTTAGTGATTTTTTTGAGAAACAAATGGGGGATGAACCATGGGGGCAAGAGAAATTGCACCAGCATTAA
- a CDS encoding fumarate hydratase, which produces MRTIHYKDIVQKVSVICQEANYDLGEDVVHAFKTAMKNEASEIGKDILGQLIENANIATTERVPMCQDTGVSVFIVELGQDCHIDGGNLNEAINEGVKKGYEEGYLRHSIVDHPITRKKSLGYNTPSIIHVEIVPGDQLIIHMSAKGGGSENMSTLKMLKPSDGLQGIKNFILETVRTAGPNACPPLVVGVGIGGNFEKCAYLAKKSLFRPIGVRSHLEEIAVLEAELMEEINKLGIGPQGMGGSTTALDVKIEIAPCHIAALPVAINLNCHASRHKEITL; this is translated from the coding sequence TTGAGAACCATCCATTATAAAGATATTGTTCAAAAGGTTTCGGTCATTTGCCAGGAAGCAAATTATGACCTTGGAGAAGATGTAGTACATGCATTTAAAACTGCTATGAAAAACGAAGCATCAGAAATAGGAAAAGATATTCTTGGCCAATTGATAGAGAATGCGAATATTGCAACGACAGAACGAGTTCCGATGTGTCAGGATACAGGAGTTTCTGTTTTTATTGTGGAATTAGGACAAGATTGCCATATTGATGGAGGCAATTTAAATGAAGCAATCAATGAAGGAGTCAAAAAAGGGTATGAGGAAGGCTATTTAAGACACTCAATTGTTGATCATCCAATTACACGAAAAAAAAGCCTTGGGTATAATACCCCTTCCATCATTCATGTTGAAATTGTACCAGGAGATCAGTTAATCATCCACATGTCAGCTAAAGGTGGAGGAAGCGAAAACATGAGCACGCTTAAAATGTTAAAGCCTTCGGACGGTCTTCAAGGAATAAAGAATTTTATCCTTGAAACCGTGCGAACAGCAGGGCCCAACGCGTGTCCCCCACTTGTAGTAGGAGTAGGAATCGGCGGGAACTTTGAAAAATGCGCCTATTTGGCTAAAAAGTCTTTGTTCAGGCCAATCGGGGTACGAAGCCATCTTGAAGAAATAGCGGTACTCGAAGCGGAGTTAATGGAGGAAATCAACAAACTGGGTATCGGTCCTCAAGGGATGGGGGGGAGTACAACGGCACTTGATGTGAAGATTGAAATTGCTCCTTGCCACATCGCCGCATTACCAGTAGCGATTAACTTAAACTGCCATGCAAGCCGACATAAAGAAATCACTCTTTAA